One stretch of Desulfovibrio sp. UCD-KL4C DNA includes these proteins:
- a CDS encoding Hpt domain-containing protein, giving the protein MACEFFNEQAFFDHLSGDRELGAEILNVYLTDAPARLRALSEATKTNNQNLIIKYSHALKGISATIRAEKIAEIAEDIELAARQNHLEKVNEYLPDIEKILEKTLKVLRNYLEM; this is encoded by the coding sequence ATGGCGTGTGAATTTTTCAATGAACAGGCATTTTTCGATCATCTTAGTGGTGACAGGGAACTTGGAGCCGAAATACTTAATGTTTATTTGACAGATGCCCCGGCAAGGTTGAGGGCTCTATCAGAAGCTACTAAGACAAATAATCAGAATCTAATAATTAAATATTCTCATGCTCTTAAAGGAATTTCAGCAACAATTCGTGCTGAGAAAATTGCTGAAATTGCAGAAGACATAGAACTAGCCGCAAGGCAAAATCACCTTGAGAAAGTAAATGAATATTTGCCGGATATTGAAAAAATATTGGAAAAGACTTTAAAAGTACTGAGAAATTATTTGGAAATGTAA